In Candidatus Krumholzibacteriia bacterium, the genomic window TGCTCCCGGTAACGAACGGCGAGGGTGATCCGTTGAAACGCGCGGTCCACGCGGGAATGGCGTTCCATTGCACGCGATACGAGTCCGCGCTGGGCCCGTGGTTCTGCAGCTCCACGGTGTAATTGAGTGTCGCGGGCGCCGGCGTGATCTGGAGTGAACTTCCGCCCGCGCCGCTGCCGATGGCGCCGAACACGTTGTGCCCGTTGCCGTCGATCAGGCCGTCGACGATCGCGGGCGGTACTACCACCAGGCGCCCGGTCACACTGTCCAGCAGGAACTGCTTGCTGTTCTTGCGGGCGTTCACGATGACATCGAAGGTGCCGCCCATCGAACCGGCGGGCACGATTACGCGGAGCGGGTATGTGCCCGCCGGAATGTTGGTCAGCGGCAGGTAGCCGCCGTTGAAGGTGACGTCCCAGCCCGCGGGAGCGGTCCAGGTGACGTCGAATCCGTTGGTGCCCGAGACATTCCGGATTTCAACCTGGTAGATCACGGTCGCGCCGGGGTTGACCGTCCGCACCGACGTGCCGCCCAGCCCGGTGTTGATGGGACCGTAGATGGCGGCGCCCTGGCCGTCGATCAGCACGTCCATCTCGTTGGCGCTCGCCACGCTGACCGAGGCCGACACGCTCTCCGTGACCACGGACGCCACCCGGGACGCGGCGTTCAGGATCGACTGGTAGGTTCCGAACGCGGCGGCCGCGGGAATCTGGATGCGCAAGGTGTAGAACGCCTGCGCGCCGCCGGCGATGGTCGGGGTAACCGTGGGCAACGCACGGTTGACGCCGTTGATGGTGATGGTCGCCGTCCACCCGGCGGCGGGAGGCGTCCACGAGAGCGAGAAGGAATCCGCGAGCGCACTCTCGTTCTGCACGGTGATGGGAAATGTCACCGTGGCGCCGCGCTCGCCGGCGTTCGAACTGCCGCCGCCGGCACCGGTGCCGCTGGCGCCGTACACGTCGTTGCCGTTGGCGGAGATGATCATGTCGACGCGCGGTTCCAGCAGGCGAAGGATGCCGTGCACGGAGTCGAGCTTGTTGGCGTCCACCGTGGAGGCCGCGGTGAGGTAGAGGTCGTAGTCGTCCCCGCGGTTGGGCGACGGCACCTGCATCTGCAGCGTCATGGCCGCGCTGCCGCCCGCCGGGATACTGAGGGTCGTAAACGAGCCCGTGTACGTGGTGCCGTTGTAGACCACCGACGCGGCCAGACCCGCATCGCTGGTAAACGACACCGTGTACGCGCCCGCCGCGGTGCCGGTGTTCTTGAGCTGCAGTGCGAACGTGGCGGGAACGCCCCACGCGGATGTCTTCAAACCAAAGCCGCCCGCACCGCCGGGACCCACCGCACCCACGCCGTTGCCGTCGATGGTGAGGTCCGCGCCGTAGGTGGCGGCGGTCACGATGGCGCGCAGGCGCGCACTGTCCACGCGGCTGGACTGCGCGGTGCTCTGCGCGTTGACGACCGTGTCATAGGTGCCCGCCGCGGTCCCCGGCGGTACGCGCACGCGCACCTTGTAGGTCACCGACGCGCCCGGCGCCAGCGAAGGCATGACGTACGGGAGCGCCTGCGTGGTTGCCCCGATTTTCAACCAGGCCGTCCAGCCCGCTGGCAACGTCGATGTGAGCCGGTAGGTGTCCGCCACCGTCCCCTCGTTCTCGATGCGCAGGTCATAAGTAAGGGTATCGCCGGCAATCGCGCTCCGGGTCGAGAGACCGCCGTTGCCGCTCCCCAGCGCGCCAAACACGTCGTCGCCGTTGCCGTCTACCGCCAGGTCGACCCACATGCGGTAGATCAGCGACACGTCGTCCACGTAGGTCCACGTCTCGTAGAGGTTGTCGAACAGGTTGGCCTGCTCGAAGTACAGCCGGACGGTCTGGCCGGCGTAGGCAATCACATCGTGCGACACCGGCAGCACGTTGTCGTCGCTGAGCCAGCCGCTGTCCTTGTAGATGTCGTTCCACTCGCTGAATGCGTACAGCAGCACGCGGCGCAGCACCGTGTTGCTGGTGGAACGGATGTCCGCGTAGAACGGGTCGTAGTAGTCGCTATCGTAGCCCTGCATGCGGATCTTGAAGTTGAGCACCGCGCTGGACACGCCGGCCGGGATGCTGACCGTCTGGTACATGTACGCGTGCGTGTCCGTTATCTGACCCACGTACTTGAAACCGAGCAGCGCCGAATAGCTGCCCGAGTACGGCATGTCCGGCTGCACCGAGTGGTCGGCGTAGGTCGCGTTGTTGGTGCCGCCGCGGAAGGCGCCGTGCACCCACGAGGAGCCAAACGTGCCCGTCTCGAAGCCGCCGTTGACCACCAGCTCCCCGGCCAGGGAAGCAACCGGGAGCGTGAGCGCGACCAGCGCCGTCAGGATGCAGAACAGAAGGCGCTTCATCACTTCAACCTCTCAAAGTCGGAGAGCATCCAGTCCGACAGGATCATCTGGATGCGAATGCCGAATCCGTCGCTCCACGCGTCGGTCCCCGTGATGTCGGGATCATTGAAGCCGTTCGCGCTGTAGCCGGCGGCGAGACGCACCGAACGGTACACCATGCGGCCGATCTCGATGCCCGCCCCCGACTGCGACGATCCGCCGCCGCGCAGCACCACCGTGCGGCCCCACAGGTCGAGGTCCCACCCGCGGCCGAAGTGCCATATGTACTGCGCGAGCGCGAGATCGGTGTTGGTGTGTAGCGACACGCCGTAGCTCCAGTCCTCCACGTGCTTGTACGCATACTTGAGGCGCACCTCGTGCTCGGGATTGAACAGCATGTTCACGTCGGCCGACCCCACCACGCGCCAGCGAATCGCGTCCGGATCCACCGGCGTGTAGCGGTCGTAGTAGCTCTTGACCATGGCCAGCGACTGCAACGGCGCGTACGGCGAGCGGTAGGTGCCAGCCAGCGTGGTGTAGCACTGCGTGCCGTCCCGGTTCTGCGCCGCGCTGTTGAGCGCGAGGATGTTCTTGGCCAGCCAGGCAAACCCCCCGCCCAGTTGCTGCGCGGCGGCGATGCGCAGCAGGTGCTTGTCGCCGGGGCGTTCCCAGCGGTACTCGTACCCGCCGTCGACAAAGTAGCGCCCCGGCCGGCGCGCACTCAGCCCGGTGGTGAGGGATACGTACTCCTCGTCGCGGCGGCCTGAGAGCGAACTGAATGTCTCGATTCCGAGGGTGGCGCCGGTGTAGCGCCCCAGCGTGAGCGGCTGCCGGATTCCGCTCACCGCGCCCATGCGCGCGTCGCCCGCCGCGCGGTCCAGGGCGTAGCGCGTGTACGCCTGCGTGCCGCCCGCGGTGGTACCCTCGAGTCCCGCCGTCACCTGGTTGGTGGTGGAGCGCCCGGTCGCGGTGAGGTACTCGTGCGTGACCACCGCGCGGAAGCGCTGCGAGAGCGGCACGCCCAGGGTGGTGCGCAGGCGGTTCGGATAGTCGTCCACGATCTCGTTGCCGAGGTTCTGCTCCCACGTGGTCGCGAGGCCCGTGCCGCTACGGCTTCCCAGCGCGACCCCCAGCAGGGACAGCAACCCCTGGCTGTCGTCCTGCGGCTGGTCGTGTCGCGCCAGGCGCAGACCCGCGGACATTTCCACCAGCCGGCGTCGATAGTCCACGGTGGAGCGCAGTGTGCCACGGCGCTCGCCGGTGCGCTGCAACTCGTGCGAGTATCCGTCGGCGTTGAGTGCGAGCGCGCCGCGTCCCGCGAGGCGGCCCTCGAACCCTGCCTTGAGGCTCGCCAGTTCGCTGTCGGAGCCGCGGAACGACGGGTTGGAGAAGTCGCCGTCGACGCGGCGCAGGTACACGTCGAGCTTCGACATGCCGCGCTGTCCGCCCGCGCTCATCTTGAACGCGTTGCCGCTCCCGGTGAGGTCGTCCTCGCTGCGTGCAAACTCGCCCGCCAGGCGGAAACCGTGCATGCGCGCCTCCCCATCCACGCCGTACAGCGCGTAGCCCGGCGCATCGCCCGCGTTGGCAACCGCCGTGACGCCCGCGCGGTAGCGGTTGCCGCGCACCACGTCGCCGCGCGCACCAAACATGTACACGTCGGCGGCGCCGGTTTCGGTTTCGTAGGTCACCACGATGACGTTGGGATTGAGATCGCGATCCGTCACCGCCACCGGCTCCATAAACAGGATGGATCCGTCGTACGGGTTGATGATGTAGTCCCGGCGCCGCATCATCACCCGCGCCTCCAGCACCTTCTCGGACTGGTAACGCTGGCGCGTTTCTACGATCACCCGCTCGGAGTTCTCCACCAGCGGCGCGGCCGACAGGTAGTAGAACCCGCTGGTGCCGTCCGCGGGAATGTCGTCGGTGCGCGTCACCAGATCGGTCTGCGTGAGGAAGGCCCGGAACTGGTTGGGACCGTCCACCGCGCCGCCAGACAATCCCGTCACCACCTGGTGGTAGGTGAGGAACTCGCCCCGGTCGATGGGGGTCTGGAAGTCCGAGTAGCGCAGGAACGACTGGCCACGATCCAGCGAGACGTAGTTGCCGCCGCGCGCCGGCGCCGCGTACTGCACGGTGGATGCGTCGCCGTAGATCGGGTACTGCTTCTCCGGGTCGGGCTGCTTGCGCAGCGGGTCGTCGTAGCGCTTGCGCGTGTCGAGCCGCGCGGTCACGCGCACCCCGCCCGGTGCCGCACCCTGCACGAACGCGCGCGCTTCCGCCTCGGCGTCGAACCCGTCGCGGTAGTTCTCCACCCCGTCGCCGCTGCCCTCGCCGTGGGTGTGATACGCGCCCATCTTGACGTCGACGATACCGGTGGCAAGCAACGGCCGTTGCGGGTTGACGAAGGCCACCTCGATCTGCGCGCGCATCCCGCTGGACTCCACCGCCACGCGACCGGCACCGGTCTGGTGGCGCGGTCGCAACGGCACCGCGATGATTCCCTCGCGCGTGGCGACCTGCAGCCCGCGCTGCTCGGGCCGCGCGTCTTGCGCCGTGGTCAGGTCCGCACCCTCCACCACATCCACGATGAAGCCGTCCATCACCGGCAGGCCGAATCCGTCCCGTACCGCGAAGCGCAGCGTCGCCGTCGAACGTCCGTCGGCGGCGATCAGCGTGTTGTTATCCAGCGGCACGATCTCCGCGGGTTTCGTGGACAGCGCCACGCGCACGGTGTCCGTCGCCTCGCCGCCGCGTAGCAACGACGCGCGTACCACGATCACGTTCCATCCCCCGCGCAAACGCACGCCGTACCACGTGGTGGTTTCCTCCTGGTGCGCAACGTCCACCGTCCGCTGCCCCACCCGCTCCTCACCGATGGACTCGCCGTCGACAAGGAGCGACACGCGGCTTCCCAGCGGGTGGCGTGCGTGCACCGAAACCTGGTCGCGATCCACCGCAACGAAGCCGTTGAGCGGGTCGAGGATGGAGACGACCCCCTCGTGCGGCGCCGGCGCGGGGTCTCCCGGGGGCACCAGCGGGGCGGGCGGTGCCGTACCCGCCGCGGACGCGGGAACCCGTTCCGTCCAGGTGGCGGCCTGCACCTGCGCGATGCTCGTGCGCGAGTCGCGGGGCGCGATGGTGATGGTGCGCCGCGTCGAATCGGACGGCGCGGCGGCGTCATCCAGCCGCACGACGGCCGCGATGTCGCGGATCAACTGGGTATCCGCCTCCGCCACCATGAACGCAACCACGCAATCGACGCTGCTCCCGCGCGCGAGTTCGTCGATGACGAACTCGCCGCCGGTTTCCGTTACCGGCACGCCGTCCAGCGTCACACCCACGCGCGCCACCTTCAGCGCGGCCGGAATGCTCAGGCGCAGGACCGCGCTCTGCGCGCGCTCCGAGGTGGTGGTGAGCCCCCAGCGCACCGTCGCACCCACCGAGTCGGGCAGTTCGGAAAGATCACGAATGGCCGTACCGATGCGCAGCGCGGGGTCGAGCGAGTTATTGGCGGGCGGGATCACGCTCACGTCGACGCGGCGATTCATGCCCCTGCCATCGGCGGTAGCGTTGCTGGCGATGGGCCGCGTGTCGCCGTAGCCAAGCACCAGGAAGCGCGACGTGGGAACGCCCATCGAAACCAGCACGTCGCGCACCGCCTCCGCGCGCGCCTCCGAGAGCTCCTGGTTGGACGCGAACGGGCCGGAACGCACGGGCAGGTTGTCGGTATGTCCCTCGACCAGCGCCGTGAACCCCGGATGATCGACGAGAAACAGCGCCACCGGCAGCAGCTGGGAGCGCGCGCCAAACAGCAGTGTCGCCTTGCCCAGCGCGAACTGCGAACTGGGCAGGGTGAAGGTGGGGCCGGTGCGGGGGCGCGGCACCACGGTCACGTGCTCTTCGCACACCAGCGACGCGGTGCGCGCCACCGGCGGGACCACCGGCCTGCGCAGCGGGAAGGCCACGCGCACGTGCGCCGGCGCAATCAGGTGTACGAGGCGTTCGTTGGGGCGCTGCACGTGCGATTCCGTGACCGGCGGGCGCACCAGCTCGGTGCCCGCGGGGAGCGTGCTCTCGTCCAGCCGCACCACGCGCCAGCCCTCGAACACGTGGGGAATGGAGAACACGCCCGCGGAGTCGGTCACCGCGTACTCGCCGCTCTCGAGGTAGACAGACACGTTGCCCGCGCCGGCTTCGCCCTCGTCGCGGCGGCCGTCCTCGTTGTCGTCGATCCACACGTCGCCCAGCACGAATCCCTCGATCCCGATTTCCTCGTTGTCGATGCGGATCGCCGCCACCACCTGGCCGGTGCGTGCGCTTCCACCGGTCTGCGCCTGGCCCGCGGCGATGCCCGCCACCCGCGCCCAGCCCTTGGACTCGCGGCTGTTCACGACAAACTTGATCGCGGTGCTCTTCGATTCACCGGGTGCAAGCGTGCCCACCGCCCAGGCGAGCTGGCCGCCGGACTGCGTCACACCGGTCCCCGCGACAAAGTCGAGCGCCGCGGGCGCGTCTTCCGAGACGACCACCTGGTCCACGCGCACCGAGTCGGTGCGGTTGCTGGCGGTGACGACCATGGTGACCACTTCGCCCAGCGAACCCGTGGCCTGACGGAAGGTCTGCTCCAGGCCGAGCATGGCGTACGCATCGGGCGCCCGTTCCACGGTCATCTCGCCGCGCACGCTGTTCACCGCGTTGGTGTCGGCCCGCGACTGCGCGCTGAACAGGACACTCGTCATCGGCCCCATCACTACCCGCAGCGGCGTGCCGGGGCTCGCCACCACCAGCCGCACCAGGCGCACCTCACCGGCCGCCAGTGCACCGATGCTGAAGCGGCCGGGCCGCGGCGACGCCGGATACTGCACGCCGGCCGAATCCGTGCACGCGAGGGTTACACCGGGCGGCAACACGACGCCGTTGGCCAGGAAGACCTCCACGCTGTCCGCGTTGCCGGCGTTCTCGACGTCGGCACTGAACGCCACCGATTCGTCGTACAGGCCCACGGCCGCGCCGATCGCGTCGTCGGGTGATCCCTCGCCGCCGGGAAGCGCGCGCGGATTGCCGGCGGGCCCGATGAACACCAGCGCGGGCCCCGCCAGGCTGGTGACACTCACCACGGTCGCGTCGGTGGTTGGCGCAAGGAGCTTGCGCCGCGCGAGCGGCGCATTGGGATCCACCGCCGACGTGGCGCGCAACTCGACAAATGCGGTTCCCCTGCTCGATGCCGGCACCACGATGCCCACGTCCACCGGTGTCGACATGCCCGCGAGCAGCGAGAGGAATGCCGGGTCGTTCTCTCCCGGGTCAAAGCGCCCGTTGCTGTTGCCGTCGAAGAAGAAGATCACGCCCGGCGTCACGAACGACGACGGCGGAAGATTGGCCGCGGCCATCGACGCGGAGTCGGGCGCGTTGCCCAGGTTGTCCAGCGTGAGCCGGCAGTAGACGGTGTCACCGGGAGCGGCGGAAAGCTGGAACGCCGGCGCCGCCACTGTGCCCCCGGGCCCGACACGCAGCAGATACGTCTCCAGCACGCGCGTGTTGACGCTGTTGGACAGCGAAAAGTCGTTCGCGGAGGCGTTCGTGTAGTCGGCGGTGGCGGTGTTGACGACGTTGGTGCCGGCCGGGGTTACCTGGGCGCGTGCGGCGGACCACGGCACCAGCGGGGTCAGAACGGCGAGGATAGAAACGGCGTAAGCGGTTGCCTTCAAACGAAAAACGGCGAGCCCCGCCGCCGCTGTTTCTGGCGTCTTCCGCCTGCGATTCTGCCCCTCGTTGCACTTCATCTCTAGTAACGCGTTTCGGCCGCCGCACGCGGGGGAGCCTGGAAGGCTCCACCCGCGTACGCGACCGAGTAAGAAGACCGCTTTCTTATGAAAAGCGTCCGATTGTCTACTGGATGCGCACCGTGAACCCCACACCCGCGGTCGAACTGCCGCCCGCGAGGAGATTTCCCGTGAACACCCACCGCACGTTGGTCACGTTGGCGTCGTAACCGGCCGGCGCACCACCGCCGCCGCTCGCCGGTGCGTAGGCCCACGTGGCACCGTTGTCGTCGGAGAACTCGATGGCGATACCCGTCACCGATGCCGGCGCCGTGCCGGAGGTCTCCGAGCCCACCTGGAACTGCGTCCACGTCGGAACCGCGTCATAGATGATGATCGACGTGAGCGAGGCACTGCCCAGGTTCTGGTAGTCGACCGTGTAGGTCAGATCGGTACCCGGGGCCTGGTTGCCGGCGGGGCTGACCACCTTGGTGAGGCTCAGGTTGCCGGCGGTGATGGTGGTAACGTCGGTGGCGCTGTCGAACACCAGCGTCACCTGGCCGGTGGCGGTCAGCACGCCCACCTCCACCGTTCCCACCGAAGCGCCCGCGGGCACCGTGAGTCGAACGCTGATGTTGGCACTGGCACCCGGCGCGAGCAGGATGCTCGTGATGGGCGTACTGGTCGCATCGAGGAACACGTAGCCCCAGCCCTGCGAGGAGACGTAGGTCAGGTCGAAGGTATCGCCCGTGTTACCCGTGTTGGTCACGGTGTGCGCGTAGGTGACGGTACCGCCGGCCGTTGCATTGCCCGCGTTGTCCGGATCGAACAACACCGACGCGAGCGTGTTCACCGTCACCGTGTTGACGATGGTGTCGCTCTGGGTGCCGTTGACCGTGGACGTGGCTGTGAAGGAGACGTTGTTGAGCCCCGGCGCGGTGGCCGCCGGCACAGTGACGCGCGCGATCAGGTTGATTTCAACACCCGCCGCCACCGGCCCCGTTGAGGCGACCGGCGTGAGTTCGCCAGCGTCGAGGATGCCGTTGCCGTTGGCGTCGATGTGGTAGGTGACCGTCCAGCCACCCGGCAGGACCGACGACAGCGTGAAGTTGTCATTGGAACCGCCGTTGTTGATCACGTCGAGCGCAAAGTTGACCGACGCGCCCGGGTTGGCGTTCAGGTTGCGAGCAACGTTGTTGGTCGTCCCGGGGGCGCCGTCATAGTTACCGATATCCACGCTGGCCGGCAGCACCGAGGTAATGCTGTCGGTGGTCAAGTTGTCCGCCAGCGGATCATTGGACGAGCGGGCCAGGATGACTGCGTTGAACGGACCGCCCGCACCCTGCGAGCCCGGAATCACCAGGCGGACGACGATGTCGGCCGTCGCACCGGGGGCCAGCGAGCCTACGTCCGGGGTTCCGTCGAAGTTGCTGTCCGCGAGCGGCGTAACGCCGTCGGCGCGGTAGAACAACACCGACCACGTACCCGGGATGTTGGACGCGCCGTCCAGCAGCACGTTGACCACGTCGGCCGCGTTGCCGTCGTTGCGGATGGTGTTGACGAACGTCACCGACGTATTGGCATACGCGGTGGCGATGGTCTGCACGTCATCGTCGAAACCGGGACCGGTGCCGGCACCCGGGTTGCCCACAGGACCGATGAGCACCGTCGCCAGCGTACCGACCGTGACCGGCGCGTTGTTGGAGGTGACGATGGTCGGATCCGGTGTCACCACGCTGTTGTCCACGTAGGCGAGTGCCGCGGTGTTGTTGAGCACACCGGGCGTCATGCCCACCGGAACCGTCACCTGGTACTGGAACGAGTAGCTCTGCCCCGCCACGATGGCACCGTTGGCGATGTACGCCACCGCGATGTCACCCGCCGCAGGCACGAGGCCCCACGCCCAGGTCTCGGGGCTTCCCGCCGTCGAGCTGCCGGTGGGCAGGTAGAGGACGGTGCCGCCGGCCGGCGAACCAGTGGGTGTTCCGAAGATCGCCAGCGGGTTGCCGCTTGCCGGGTTGAGCGGGATGATGTCGTACATGAGAACGCCGGTCAGGGCCACCGAAGCAACCGTGACGCCGTTCGCGCTGTTGGTGCCGGAGTTGGAACCGGTGAAGGTGTAGGTGATCTGATCACCGTCGTAGACCAGCGCGGGGGCGCCGGCCAGGTTCGCGGTCATCACCGCGTCGTTGACCACGGTGGTGAGGTGGTAGTTGCGCGTGTCAACCTGACCCGCGTCCGCCACCGAGGTACCCTGCACGCCGACGTAGGCCAGCTGGCCCGCCGTGGCCGTGCCCGGCACGGTATACGCGACAATGAGGTTCGCCGACGTGCCGGCCGCCATGGGCCCAAACACGCCCGGGACACCGCCTGCGCTGATCGCGGGCTCGCCCGCGTTGACAACGCCGTTGCCGTTCACGTCGTGATAGATGGTCACGCCCGAGAGCGCGAGTATCATGGTGGTGTTGGCGGCATCGATCAACGGCTGCAGCGTGTAGCTGTCGTTGTCGTTGCCGGTATTCGAGAGCGTGTAGCTGTAGTACACGGTCTGCCCGCCAATGGCGTTCTGCGCCATGGCCGGCGTCACCGGCGGGGTCTCGCCGGAGTCGTCGGGCAGGATCGATACGCTGTACACGGGCAGGACGACCGTGATCACTTCATTGGAAAGCGAGGTATACGTGTTGCCGATCAGGTCCTCGTAGGTGGCAGAGGCGCGGTTGCGGATCTGCGTGCCGGCCGGCGTCGTCTGCGCGAACGCCGAGGCGGCAAACATGGCCACCATAACGAGGGCGAGGACGGCAAGCGAGAGAATGCGCTTGTTCATTGTTCCGTCCTCCTATCGAACGACCGCGCGGTAAGCCAGGGTGACCTGCTCCGCGGGTTCGAGTTCATCGTTGAGGGTCCAGCGGACGTGCGTCACCATGCTGGCGGGCGCGTCCTTCCACACTTCCTTGCCGTCGACAACCGTGCGGATGCGAACCGGCCAGGCATGAAACGTCTTGCCGTTGTCCACGCTGAACGTGACCGCGGCGCCACCCGGCTGCGTGGCCGTGCGGACGACGTACTCGGTTCCCGACGGAATCGGGTCGGTGATCGAAACCGTGCGAACCGCGGTCTCTCCGCCGTTGGCGTAGGTGAGGCGGTACTCGATGAGATCCCTGGGAGAAGCCTCTCCCGCGGGCACGAACAACTCCTCGCCGGTCTCCTCGGCGACGAGCACTTTCCAAGCTTCGATATTCCCCGTCAGCGGACCGGAACCGATGGCGGCACCGGCCACGAACAAGACGGCGAAGATCGTCAGCAACATCACGGCGCGACGCATGGGCGCTACCTCCTGGATGGCGCGAATAGACGAAATGCCGGCGTGACCCCCCTGAGGGGTTCCGCTCCGGCAAGCGCGCGGCAACTGACCGCGCGTCCGCGCCGGTCTCCCCGGCCGCGGTTCACGGTGCAGAGGGCAAGGACCATTCCACAGAAGGGCGCATGGTTCCCCCATGGGTGGCATGGCGCCCCGGCGGGTATCCCTGCGGATCATGGCAACTTATTGTTTCTAAGTTTGTTACAGGGGAAGCTGGGCGGGAATTACAGGCCGCGGAAGAGAATCACGCGGAAGCCCAGGGCACCGCGCCGGCACCGGCCGGGAAATGCAAATTGACCGGTCACCGGCGGCGGGCCGGCCAATATGAAGCCAGCGCGCCTGGCGGGCAGGGGGTGGGACAGAGATTGTTGAAAATTCTACAGCCACTGGACTATATTCCACACATGACGCGACCCATTCCAGGCTGGAGAATCCTCCTCATCGCGGCCATCACCGCGGCGACGGTTTCGTTCCACTACGGGCTCCTCGTGCCCGACTCCCACGGCGGCGTGCTGCACGCCATCCACGGGCGACTGTGCTACATCCCCATCATTCTGGCGGCGGTCTGGTACGGCGTGCGCGGCGGGCTCATCACCGCGCTGGCCATCACCCTGCTCACCCTTCCCTACGCGCGTCTGAAGGGCATCACCGACCACCACACACTGCTGGGCGAGTACACCGAGATGGTGTTCTACGTGGCCATCGGTCTCATGACCGGCGTCCTCATCGAGCGGCAGTGGCGCGAGCGGCGGCGCAGCGAATCCCTGCAACGCGAACTCGCCAGGCAGGAACGGCTGTCGTCGCTCGGCCAGATGGCAGCGGGACTCGCGCACGAGATCCGCAATCCGCTTGGTTCCATCCAGGGCGCCGCGGAGATGCTGGGGGACCGCGCGCCGGCCGGCACGCGCGAAGGCGAGTTGTTCGACGTGTTGCGCAAGGAATCGCTCCGGCTGGGAGCGGTGGTGAACGACTTCCTCGGCTTTGCCCGGCCGCGCCCGCCGGAACTCGCGCCCGTCGACGTCGCGGCGGCGGTCGAGCGCGCCGCAGCGCAGATGGAACTGGACGCGTCGGCGCGGGGCGTCAGCATCGCGCGCTCCGTGGAAGCCGATCTCCCCGTGCTGCAGGCGGACGAGGGACAGCTGCACCAGGTCCTGCTCAATCTGCTGATGAACGCAATCGCCGCCAGCACGGACGGCGGCCGCGTGGAGATTTCCGCCGCGCGCACGCACCGCGACGGCGTGCCCTGCGTGGCGCTGCGCGTGCACGATACCGGCGCCGGCATTCCCGAGGACGTGCTGCCACGCATCTTCGACCCGTTCTTCACCACGCGTGAGAGCGGAACCGGGCTGGGGCTGTCGATCTCGCACGGCATCATCCGTGAGCACGGCGGCTGGATCGACGCGAGGAGCCGCCCCTTCGGGGGCA contains:
- a CDS encoding NEW3 domain-containing protein, which gives rise to MKRLLFCILTALVALTLPVASLAGELVVNGGFETGTFGSSWVHGAFRGGTNNATYADHSVQPDMPYSGSYSALLGFKYVGQITDTHAYMYQTVSIPAGVSSAVLNFKIRMQGYDSDYYDPFYADIRSTSNTVLRRVLLYAFSEWNDIYKDSGWLSDDNVLPVSHDVIAYAGQTVRLYFEQANLFDNLYETWTYVDDVSLIYRMWVDLAVDGNGDDVFGALGSGNGGLSTRSAIAGDTLTYDLRIENEGTVADTYRLTSTLPAGWTAWLKIGATTQALPYVMPSLAPGASVTYKVRVRVPPGTAAGTYDTVVNAQSTAQSSRVDSARLRAIVTAATYGADLTIDGNGVGAVGPGGAGGFGLKTSAWGVPATFALQLKNTGTAAGAYTVSFTSDAGLAASVVYNGTTYTGSFTTLSIPAGGSAAMTLQMQVPSPNRGDDYDLYLTAASTVDANKLDSVHGILRLLEPRVDMIISANGNDVYGASGTGAGGGSSNAGERGATVTFPITVQNESALADSFSLSWTPPAAGWTATITINGVNRALPTVTPTIAGGAQAFYTLRIQIPAAAAFGTYQSILNAASRVASVVTESVSASVSVASANEMDVLIDGQGAAIYGPINTGLGGTSVRTVNPGATVIYQVEIRNVSGTNGFDVTWTAPAGWDVTFNGGYLPLTNIPAGTYPLRVIVPAGSMGGTFDVIVNARKNSKQFLLDSVTGRLVVVPPAIVDGLIDGNGHNVFGAIGSGAGGSSLQITPAPATLNYTVELQNHGPSADSYRVQWNAIPAWTARFNGSPSPFVTGSIPAGAVRLYTFSVTVPAGESIASFQYILDITSQSSPGSFESLAARISVVGPPRPDYAIDGNGFGVFGAAGTGLGGRSIRGAAPGSVFTAALALRNAGSFPDSFRVQWTPPAGWAASSITVGDSLVTHTAPFWSRLLNPGQSINYIVRVDVPVSANGAHVAIIDAVSSRPPNLAESAALTTETRALVRGTVFDDRNHDGVFGAGDVGLGGVLVRENRSGTAVVTLGDGTYRMLVHSDSLVVAEQNPSGFASLTPDIVSTGVVASGDSITVNFADVGVITITNGGTISGPAGGAVDFAHRVDARTAGHADIVAAGDSAFTRVWYVDVNGNGLVDGADRPLVPADGDLDPAGPGGGVLNLILRVFVPAGALPGATATFTITVTQTVSGTPLVLTATAGDAILVTPGFGKLSIEKSLDRTDALPGDVITYAVRLANVGADSLANVVLIDPVSQWLDVEPDAFGAGLDLRWQPPAGAPVFLTFDPGDADEAQFTPLDHTLRVLFSRNAPFYLAPGQAGVITYRVRVR